From one Nitrospira sp. MA-1 genomic stretch:
- a CDS encoding 2-oxoacid:acceptor oxidoreductase family protein, translating to MIQIRIHGRGGQGVVTAAELLALTAFRDGKEAQAFPSFGSERTGAPVTAFCRIDSQPIRSREPVYHPDVLLIQDSTLLHQVDVFAGLAATAFVLINSTRHVDVLHLTDFVTQHPGVQMHTLPASDLALKHLGRPFANIGMVAGYAALTGEVTQASVKQAITGKFPGTIGKLNAAVAEEVYAYVAANLATV from the coding sequence ATGATCCAAATCCGTATTCATGGCAGAGGAGGGCAAGGCGTGGTGACGGCTGCCGAGCTGCTGGCATTAACGGCATTCCGGGATGGGAAAGAGGCGCAGGCCTTTCCCAGTTTTGGATCTGAACGGACCGGTGCCCCGGTCACGGCATTCTGCCGGATCGATTCTCAACCGATACGCAGTCGGGAGCCGGTCTATCATCCGGATGTCTTGCTCATCCAGGACTCCACTCTGCTGCATCAGGTGGATGTCTTTGCCGGATTAGCTGCAACAGCCTTCGTTCTGATTAATTCCACACGACATGTGGATGTGCTTCATCTCACTGACTTTGTTACCCAACATCCCGGAGTGCAGATGCATACGCTCCCTGCATCCGATCTGGCTCTGAAGCATCTGGGACGACCGTTTGCCAATATCGGGATGGTAGCCGGCTATGCGGCCCTGACGGGGGAAGTCACTCAAGCCTCCGTGAAGCAGGCGATTACAGGGAAGTTTCCTGGAACGATTGGAAAATTGAATGCGGCAGTGGCGGAAGAGGTCTATGCCTATGTTGCGGCCAATCTGGCCACGGTCTAA
- the porA gene encoding pyruvate ferredoxin oxidoreductase codes for MKQHIEGSQAVAHAVALCRPEVMACYPISPQTHIVETLSLKVKAGEIGNCQFLNVESEFGALSVLIGASAMGARTYTATTSQGLLFMAEAVYNAAGLGLPIVMTIANRAIGAPINIWNDHSDSMAMRDAGWIQLFAEDNQEAVDLHIQAFRLAEELSCPVMVCMDGYILTHAYEVVDLPTQEQVDAYLPPFEPVQVLDPQDPVSIGAMVGPEAFAEVRYLAHDKHLRALEVIPRLSQTFQDIFQRRSGGLLKTYHTDEAETILLALGSVNGTIKDAVDDLRKEGWPVGSIALRAFRPFPSHALRHVVEDAKRIIVIEKDLAVGKGGIVSSDVKMALQGLPIIVDTVIAGLGGRPIPQASVIDTVKQACLEGLEEPHFLDLNWDAINGELTRQQAQRRSGSTAENILREIGAPGASPI; via the coding sequence ATGAAACAACACATTGAAGGATCTCAAGCCGTGGCCCACGCTGTCGCCCTCTGTCGGCCGGAAGTGATGGCTTGTTATCCGATTTCTCCCCAAACCCATATTGTCGAAACGCTTTCGCTCAAGGTCAAAGCGGGAGAAATCGGCAATTGCCAATTTCTGAATGTTGAATCAGAGTTTGGCGCGTTAAGCGTGCTGATCGGCGCCTCGGCGATGGGTGCGCGAACCTATACCGCGACGACCAGTCAGGGACTCTTGTTTATGGCCGAAGCGGTCTATAACGCGGCGGGCCTGGGACTTCCCATTGTCATGACGATAGCCAATCGCGCTATTGGTGCCCCTATTAATATCTGGAACGATCATTCAGACAGCATGGCCATGCGAGATGCCGGCTGGATTCAATTGTTTGCGGAAGATAATCAAGAAGCTGTCGACCTTCACATTCAAGCGTTTCGCCTCGCGGAGGAACTGAGTTGTCCGGTGATGGTCTGCATGGATGGTTATATTCTCACCCATGCGTATGAGGTGGTGGATCTCCCTACGCAAGAGCAGGTGGATGCCTACCTCCCCCCGTTTGAACCGGTTCAAGTGTTAGACCCGCAGGACCCTGTGTCCATAGGCGCGATGGTCGGGCCGGAAGCCTTTGCGGAGGTTCGGTACCTCGCGCATGACAAACATCTTCGAGCGTTAGAGGTGATTCCACGACTCTCTCAGACTTTTCAGGATATCTTCCAACGTCGCTCTGGTGGGCTGTTGAAGACTTATCACACCGATGAGGCGGAAACGATTCTGCTTGCACTGGGATCGGTGAACGGAACCATAAAAGATGCGGTGGATGATTTGCGGAAAGAAGGATGGCCGGTGGGTTCAATTGCGCTCCGTGCCTTTCGTCCCTTTCCCTCCCATGCGCTCCGTCACGTCGTCGAGGATGCCAAGCGGATAATTGTCATTGAAAAAGACCTGGCGGTAGGAAAGGGCGGCATTGTGTCCAGCGATGTGAAGATGGCGCTTCAGGGGCTACCGATCATCGTGGATACAGTCATCGCCGGACTTGGAGGTCGGCCGATTCCTCAAGCCTCGGTCATTGATACCGTGAAGCAAGCCTGCCTGGAAGGTTTGGAGGAACCTCATTTCCTCGATCTGAATTGGGACGCCATTAATGGGGAATTGACCAGGCAACAGGCGCAGCGGCGTTCGGGATCCACCGCGGAAAATATTCTCCGAGAAATCGGCGCTCCCGGCGCATCGCCCATTTAA
- a CDS encoding thiamine pyrophosphate-dependent enzyme, which produces MSYQRVKFYQTGTFTVGNRLLDESDRTVQAGMDRTNSLNSGHRACQGCGEALGARYALDAVMRATHQQMVAVNATGCLEVFSSPYPESAWQIPWLHSLFGNAPAVASGVAAALRAKGRTDIRVIAQGGDGATVDIGFGCLSGMFERNDDVLYVCYDNEAYMNTGVQRSGSTPPRAWTNTTQAVGTDPGNPMGIGKNLPRIAMAHGIPYVATASVADLHDLEAKVTKAMSIRGARYIHIHVPCPLGWKSDPAHTIKVARLAVESGLFPLFEAEGGEVTDRTPIRKKVSVEQYLELQGRFRHLFHPRDKGALEAIQAMADANIDRYQLIPSEA; this is translated from the coding sequence ATGTCTTATCAACGTGTGAAATTTTATCAAACAGGGACCTTCACGGTTGGCAACCGGTTATTGGATGAATCCGATCGCACGGTGCAAGCCGGGATGGATCGAACCAATTCACTCAATTCGGGTCATCGTGCCTGTCAGGGGTGCGGGGAAGCACTGGGTGCCCGTTATGCGCTTGATGCGGTGATGCGTGCCACACATCAGCAGATGGTCGCGGTGAATGCCACCGGCTGTTTGGAAGTCTTCTCCAGTCCCTATCCGGAAAGTGCCTGGCAGATTCCCTGGCTGCATTCGTTGTTCGGGAATGCCCCCGCGGTGGCGAGCGGTGTGGCGGCAGCCCTCCGGGCCAAGGGCAGAACGGATATTCGTGTCATTGCGCAGGGCGGAGATGGCGCGACGGTTGATATCGGGTTCGGGTGTTTGTCCGGGATGTTCGAACGCAATGATGACGTGTTGTATGTTTGTTACGACAATGAGGCCTACATGAACACGGGAGTTCAGCGTTCGGGGTCTACCCCGCCACGAGCCTGGACCAATACCACGCAGGCCGTGGGAACAGACCCCGGCAATCCCATGGGCATTGGAAAAAATCTTCCACGAATTGCAATGGCTCACGGTATTCCCTATGTGGCCACAGCCTCCGTGGCCGATCTCCATGATCTGGAAGCCAAAGTGACCAAGGCCATGAGCATCAGGGGCGCACGGTATATTCATATCCATGTTCCCTGCCCGCTTGGTTGGAAATCGGATCCTGCGCATACGATCAAGGTTGCCCGCCTGGCAGTGGAAAGCGGCCTGTTTCCTTTGTTTGAAGCCGAAGGGGGCGAAGTGACTGATCGAACGCCGATCCGGAAAAAAGTTTCTGTCGAACAATACCTCGAACTTCAAGGTCGCTTCAGACATCTCTTTCATCCACGGGATAAAGGTGCGCTCGAAGCGATTCAAGCGATGGCGGATGCGAATATTGATCGGTATCAGTTGATTCCTTCGGAGGCATGA
- a CDS encoding NAD(P)-binding protein: MMEQKPFAITLDPASSLANHTGNWRTMRPIYVDHLPPCNQGCPAGENIQGWLYEAEEGKYEQAWRKIMEDNPFPAIHGRVCYHPCETACNRGQLDEPVSIHAVERFLGDYAIEQGWQVEAGVPTGKRVLVVGAGPSGLSAAYHLVRLGHAVTVIEAGPKSGGMMRFGIPQYRLPRTIVDAEIARIVAMGVSVHLNHKVEDLETTIQEGGFDAVFLAIGAHLSKRVDIPGRDAGRMIDALGFLKGMDGEAIPKIGRRVVVYGGGDTAIDAARTAKRLGAEETILIYRRDRRHMPAHDFEVEEALEEGVVTRWLNTIRQVNDTTLTVEEMTLDEQGHPQSTGRIETLEADTVILAVGQEVDTGFLEKVPGLDISSDGVIQVDASMMTGRAGVFAGGDMVPAERTVTVATGHGKKAARHIDAYLRGGEYRKSPPNAVATYDRLNTWYYTDADKSRQPYLDLARRRAGFDEVVGGLDRDTALLESRRCLSCGNCFECDTCYGVCPDNAIIKLGPGQRYEVNYDYCKGCGVCAEECPCGAIDMVKEVR; encoded by the coding sequence ATGATGGAACAGAAGCCCTTCGCCATTACATTGGACCCTGCTTCAAGTCTGGCTAATCATACTGGCAACTGGCGGACGATGAGGCCGATCTATGTTGATCACCTTCCGCCCTGCAATCAGGGTTGCCCGGCTGGCGAAAATATTCAAGGCTGGTTGTATGAGGCGGAGGAAGGGAAATACGAACAGGCCTGGCGAAAAATTATGGAAGATAATCCCTTCCCGGCGATTCATGGTCGCGTGTGTTATCACCCGTGTGAAACGGCTTGCAATCGGGGCCAACTCGATGAGCCCGTGAGCATTCATGCCGTTGAGCGGTTTTTAGGCGATTACGCGATTGAGCAGGGGTGGCAGGTGGAGGCGGGAGTGCCCACCGGAAAGCGGGTTCTGGTCGTCGGCGCGGGACCCAGTGGGCTATCTGCAGCCTATCATCTCGTCCGTCTGGGTCATGCGGTCACGGTGATTGAAGCCGGTCCGAAATCGGGAGGCATGATGCGATTCGGGATTCCACAATACCGTCTCCCTCGCACGATCGTTGATGCTGAAATTGCCAGAATTGTCGCCATGGGCGTCTCAGTCCATCTGAATCACAAGGTTGAGGATTTAGAGACGACCATTCAAGAAGGGGGATTCGATGCCGTGTTTCTGGCCATTGGCGCTCATCTGAGTAAGCGAGTTGATATTCCCGGTCGGGATGCCGGCCGGATGATCGATGCCTTGGGATTTCTCAAGGGAATGGATGGTGAGGCTATTCCCAAGATCGGTCGGCGGGTCGTCGTCTATGGTGGAGGTGATACGGCCATTGATGCTGCGCGAACGGCCAAACGACTAGGTGCGGAGGAAACCATCCTGATTTATCGGCGTGATCGCAGGCATATGCCCGCCCATGACTTTGAAGTGGAAGAAGCGTTGGAGGAGGGTGTGGTGACACGATGGCTGAACACCATCAGACAGGTGAATGATACGACATTGACCGTGGAAGAAATGACGCTGGATGAGCAGGGGCACCCTCAATCCACGGGCCGGATTGAGACCTTGGAAGCTGACACGGTTATTCTGGCGGTGGGGCAGGAAGTGGATACCGGGTTTTTAGAGAAAGTGCCGGGATTGGATATTTCGTCCGATGGCGTGATCCAAGTTGATGCCTCGATGATGACCGGCCGTGCGGGAGTGTTTGCCGGAGGGGATATGGTTCCTGCAGAGCGCACGGTGACGGTGGCCACCGGTCATGGGAAAAAAGCGGCACGGCATATTGATGCCTATCTCCGTGGGGGGGAGTACCGGAAATCCCCGCCCAATGCCGTTGCCACGTATGATCGACTCAATACCTGGTATTACACCGATGCGGACAAAAGTCGGCAGCCCTACCTGGATTTGGCCAGGCGTCGGGCCGGCTTTGATGAGGTGGTGGGTGGATTGGATAGGGACACGGCGTTGCTCGAATCCCGGCGATGTCTCTCTTGCGGGAATTGCTTTGAGTGCGATACCTGCTATGGCGTGTGTCCGGACAACGCCATTATCAAACTGGGACCTGGTCAACGATATGAAGTGAATTATGACTATTGTAAAGGCTGCGGGGTGTGTGCGGAGGAATGTCCCTGCGGCGCTATCGATATGGTCAAAGAAGTCAGATAG